GACTGGAATGGAAGGAGAAAAAAGTGGCGATAACCGGTATCAAGGGATTCAACGACATACTTCCGGGTGAGGTGGAGAAGTGGCAGTACATCGAGGCGACGGCGCGCCGCGTATTCGAGCTGTATGGCCTTTCGGAGATACGGATACCGATCCTTGAGAAGACGGAGCTTTTCAGCCGCTCCATCGGTGACGCCACCGACATCGTGGAAAAGGAGATGTACTCCTTCGTGGACAAGGGGGAAAACCGCGTCACCATGCGCCCTGAAGGGACCGCCTCGGTAATGCGCTCCTACATCGAGCACAAGCTCTATGCGCAGGATCCGGTGGCGCGCCTGTACTACATGGGGCCGATGTTCCGCTACGAGCGTCCGCAGAAGGGGCGCTACCGCCAGTTCCACCAGATAGGTGCGGAACTCACCGGTGTCACCGACCCGACCGTCGATGCCCAGGTCCTCACCATGTTGAGCCACTTCTTCGCCGAGCTCGGGCTGGACGAGCCTTCTCTGGAGATAAATTCCCTCGGCTGCCCCGAGTGCCGCCCCGTCTACCGGGAGTCGCTGAAGAACTTCCTCCTCACCCGCATGGAGCTCCTGTGCGAGGACTGCGTGAGGCGCTACGAGACGAACCCGCTGCGCGCCCTCGATTGCAAGGCCGCAGGGTGCAAGGAGGCGACCAAGGGCGCTCCCGCGATGCTCGACAATCTCTGCCAGGGGTGCAGCGACCACTTCGAGAAGACGAAGAGCTACCTCGACGCGGTGGGGACGAAGTACCGCATCAACGAGAGGATGGTGCGCGGCCTCGACTACTACACCCGCACGACCTTCGAGATGGTGACCTCCCTGCTCGGCGCCCAGAGCGCGGTTGCGGCGGGGGGGCGCTACGACGGCCTGATCAGCGAGCTCGGCGGCCCGCAGATCCCCGGCATCGGCTTCGCCATCGGGGTGGAGCGGGTTGCGCTGCTCCTCGCGGAGAAGGACTTCGCCCGCAGGCCCGATCTCTTCATCGCCGCCATGGGGGAGGTGGCGCACGGCCGCGCTTTCCAGCTCATGACCGCGTTGCAGCGACTCGGAAGCTCCGTGGAGATCGACTACGAAGGGAAAAGCCTGAAGAGCCAGTTGCGCCGCGCCGACAAGTTCAAGGCGCGCTACACCCTCATCATCGGGGAGGACGAGCTCTCCAAGGGGACGGCGCCGCTGAAGAACATGGACGGTGGCACGCAGGAGGAAGTGGCGCTGGAGGCCGAGGCGATCCTGAAGGCGGTAAAAGGGTAGGGGACGCTCTGCAGGTAATGTAGCAATATAGGCCGGGATAAGCCGCAGGCGTTCCCGGCGCTCCCTCTCCTCACCACACGGTGCCCAGGAGGCAGCGCCGCCCATTTCGCCGCTTGCTCTTGCAGTTAGACGCGTTCGTCATGCTTGACACTGCTTCCTAACCCGTGCATAATCCCCCCGCTTTTTACTCCGCCAGGAATGAATGGGAGCCCCACCAGAGGCTCCCATTTTCCGTGTCGGAGCCCCCGCAGCTCCCCTAGGATGAAATGATATGGCCGATGAATACGCGAACTTCGTGCACCTGCACGTGCACACCCAGTACTCCCTGCTGGACGGCGCCATACGCTTCGGCGACCTCCTCGCGAAGGTAAAGTCGCTCCACATGCCCGCGGTCGCCATGACCGACCACGGCAACATGTTCGGCTCGATCGAGTTCTTCCTCAAGTGCAAGGACAAGGGGATCCAGCCGATCATCGGGTGCGAGGTGTACATCGCGCCCGGCTCGCGCACCCACAAGCAGGCTCCCGCCCCCGACCAGGCCAGCAGCTACCACCTCATCCTCTTGTGCGAAAACCTCACCGGATACAAAAACCTCAGCTATCTCGTCTCCGCCGGCTACAAGGAGGGGTTCTACCGGCGCCCCCGCATCGACAAGGACCTCCTGGCGCAGCACAGCGAGGGGCTCATCGTCCTCTCCGCCTGCCTGCAGGGAGAGGTCCCCTATCTCGCCCTGCGCGGCAAGATGGATGAGGCGAAAGCGGCGGCGCAGTGGTATGCCGACCTCTTCCCGGGGAGCTACTACCTGGAGATCCAGGAGAACGGGATCCCGGAGCAGACGACCGCCAACCGGCGGGTGATGGAGATCGCCCGGGAGCTCGACCTGCCGCTCGTCGCCACGAACGACTGCCACTATCTCAACAAGGAAGACGCCCGCGCCCACGAGATCCTTCTGTGCATCCAGACCGGGAAGACCATGGGGGATCCCTCCCACATGCGTTTTTCCACGGAAGAGTTCTACCTGAAGACGCCGGATGAGATGGCGGCGGCCTTCCACTACGCTCCGGAAGCGCTCACCAACACGGTGGAGATTGCAAAGCGCTGCAAGATCGACTTCGACTTCAAGACCTACTACTTCCCGGCCTACGATCCGCCGCCTGGGGAAACCCTCGACCAGCAACTGGAGCGCGAGTCGACCGAAGGTCTGGTGCAGCGGCTCAACAAGATCCGCATCAAGAACCCAGATTTCACGGTTCAGGACGAGCAGGCGTACTACCACCGCCTGAGGATCGAGCTCGACTGCATCAAGCAGATGGGGTTCCCCGGCTACTTCCTCATCGTTGCGGACTTCATCAACTGGGCGAAGGACCACGGCATCCCGGTCGGTCCCGGCAGGGGATCGGCGGCCGGCTCGCTGGTCGCCTTCTGCATCAGGATCACCGACATCGACCCGATGCCGTACAACCTGCTGTTCGAGCGCTTCCTCAACCCCGAACGTATCTCCATGCCCGATATCGACGTCGACTTCTGCCAGGACCGCCGCGAAGAGGTGATCCAGTATATGGTGGAGCGCTACGGGCGGGAAAAGGTGTGTCAGATCATCACCTTCGGTACCATGGCTGCGCGTGGCGTCATCCGCGACGTGGGGCGCGCGCTCGATCTCCCCTTTGCCGACGTGGACAAGATCGCGAAGCTCGTCCCCGAGGTGCTGGGGATCACCCTGGAGAAGGCTATCGCCCAGGAGCCGAAGCTGAACGAGCTCGCCGCGGCGGATCCGAAGGTAAAGGAGGTCCTCTCTGTCGCCTTGAGGCTCGAAGGGCTTGCCCGCCACGCCTCCACCCATGCGGCTGGCCTCGTGGTGGCGCCGAAGCAGATGGAGAACTTCTGCCCGGTGTACATGGACCAGAAGACCGGGGCGCTCACCACCCAGTACTCCATGAAGTACGTGGAGAAGATCGGGCTGGTGAAGTTCGACTTTCTCGGCTTAAAGAACCTCACGGTCATAGAGAACGCGGTAAAACACATCCGCAAAGTGAATCCCGACTTCGACCTTTCAATTCTCGGGGACGACGATCCGGAAACCTACAAGCTCCTGCAGGCCGGCAACACCACCGGCGTTTTCCAGCTGGAGTCGAGCGGCATGAAGGAGCTCCTGGTAAAGCTCAAGCCCTCCTGCTTCGAGGACATCATCGCGGTCTGCGCCCTCTATCGTCCGGGTCCTTTGGGCAGCGGCATGGTGGACGACTTCATCGAGCGCAAGCACGGCCGCAAGCAGGTGGTGTACGACCTGCCGCAACTCGAGCCGATCCTCAAGGACACCTACGGGGTCATCGTCTACCAGGAACAGGTCATGCAGATCTCCCGGTCGCTCGCCGGCTATTCCCTCGGTGGCGCCGACCTACTGCGCCGCGCCATGGGTAAGAAAGACATGGAGCAGATGGCCAAGGAGCGCGACAAGTTCCAGGCCGGCGCCGAGAGCCAGGGGATCGATCCGAAGAAGGCGGCGGGTATCTTCGACCTCATGGCGAAGTTCGCCGAGTACGGCTTCAACAAGTCGCACTCCGCGGCATATGCGCTCGTGGCGTACCACACCGCGTATCTGAAGGCGCACTACCCGGTCGAGTTCATGGCAGCCCTCCTGACGGAGGACATGAGCTCCACCGACAAGGTCATAAAGAGCGTCAGCGACTGCCGGGATATGGGGATCGAGGTCCTCCCCCCCGACATAAACCAGTCGGACCGCTCCTTCCGCGTCCTCGGCAACTCCATGCGCTTTGGCCTCGGGGCCGTGAAGAACGTGGGGGAGGGGGCGATCGAGGCGATCATCGAGGCGCGCGGCGACTCCCCCTTCACCGATCTCTTCGATTTCTGTGAAAGGGTCGACCTGCGCCGCTGCAACAAGAGGGTCATCGAGGCACTCATCAAGTGCGGCGCCTTCGACTCCACAGGCGCCAAGCGCTCCCAGCTCATGGCGGTCCTCGAGGATGCGGCCGCCTCCGGGCAGCGGGTGCAGCAGGAGCGGGAGAGCGCCCAGGCCTCACTCTTCGGGATCCACGAGGTGATCCGCGGGGCCGGGAGCGGGGGGAACCGCTATCCGGAGATACCGGAGTGGGACGAGAAGTACCGGCTGGGGTGCGAGAAGGACGCGATCGGCTTCTTCATCACCGGGCACCCGCTGGCGCGCTACGAGGGGGACATAAAGCGCCTCTCCAACGCCACCACGGCGACCCTTACGGAGATGAAGGAAAAGAGCGAGGTGAAGATCTGCGGCATCGCCACCTCGTTGAAGGAGATCATCACCAAGAAAGGGGACCGGATGGGGTTCATCTCCCTTGAGGACACCTCCGGCTCCGTGGAGGTGGTGATCTTCTCCGACGTCTATGCCAACTGCTCCGAGTACGTGAAAAGCGACGACCCGATCCACGTCACCGGGACGCTGGAGCTGGGGGAGAAGGGGGCGAAGGTCATGGCGACGAGCATCGTCCTCCTGCGCGACCTGAACGAGGCGCTGACGAAGAAGGTGAACTTCAACCTCGACGCCAAGGGGGCCGACCCGGGGAAGCTGGAGACTCTAAAGGAGATCATTTCCCGCTATGCCGGGAACTGCCGCAGCTTTCTCCACCTCGATATAGAGAACAATTCACGCGTCACCATACGGCTTTCGGAGACGTACAAAGTGGCAGCCAGCGAAGATTTAACAGTGGAAGTGAGTAACCTCTTCGGCTATAATGCCGTGTCTTTCGAGTAGGGTCTCTTTCTCACTCCTCACAGACTGTACGAAACCAAGCTGGAGCTTGGACAGAGGCATGGCAGAAAGCACTTTCAGCCACCCTCAGACAATTGATCTAATCCGGGAGAATATAAAGATGGCAGTGCAGCAACAACACACCACCTATCTCGATTTCGAGAAGCCTCTGGCAGAGCTGGAGAAGAAGATACAGGAACTCCTCGCTTTTTCCACCGAAGGGGTGGACCTGAAGGGGGAGGTGGAGAAGCTGGAGACGAAGGCGGAGGCGATGCGCGCCGAGATGTTTGCGAACCTGACCCGCTGGCAGACCGCGCAGGTTGCGCGCCACATCAACCGCCCCTTCACGCTTGACTACCTGCAACTGATCTTCACCGACTTCATCGAGCTGCACGGCGACCGCAACTTCGGTGACGACCACGCCATCGTAGGTGGACCCGCGCGGCTGGACGGCGAGCCGGTGATGGTGATCGGGCACCAGAAGGGGCGCGACACGAAGGAGAAGGTTTTCCGCAACTTCGGCATGCCGAACCCGGAGGGGTACCGCAAGGCGTTGCGCCTCATGGAGATGGCGGAGCGTTTCAGGATGCCGATCGTGACCTTCGTCGACACCCCCGGGGCGTACCCCGGAATCGGCGCCGAGGAGCGCGGGCAGGCTGAAGCGATCGCCAGGAACCTGCGCGAGATGGCGCGCCTTACAGTGCCGATCGTCGTCGTCATCGCCGGCGAAGGTGGATCGGGCGGGGCGCTCGCCATCGCCGTCGGTGATCGGATCCTCATGCTGGAGCACTCCATCTATTCCGTCATCTCCCCCGAAGGGTGCGCCGCCATCCTCTGGTCCGACGGCACGAAAGGGGCGCAGGCGGCCGACGCCCTGAAGCTCACCGCTGCCGACATAAAGACGCTCGGCGTCATCGACGAGATCGTTCCGGAGCCGGCCGGCGGCGCCCACCGCGACCACGCCGGGGCGGCGAAGCTGCTGCACGAGGCGATATCGAGGAACCTGAAGGAACTGCAGGGGCTCCCTGCGGAGGAGCTCATTGAGGAGCGCTACCAGAAGTTCCGCAAGCTGTCGCAGTTTATCGAGTAGATTGACAGTTCAGCAGGTCTGGCAATCATAAAAGGCGCATCCGGCAGTAGCCGGAGCGCCTTTTTAAGTTCATCCGGGAATTCCGGGGAACCGGCATCTGTCGGCCCTCCAGCGAGGAGGCCAGGCTTTTCGTTCCCCCCTTTGTGAAGGTTCTTCCAGAAATTCCGGGGAAGCCGTAGTATGTTCCAATGAAGGGCCGCACGAGGCCTCGCGTCCCCCCCTTCGCAAATCCCGGGGAAGCTTGCATTGCTTTAATCCGCCGGCCCTGTGTGTCTTTCGCAGGGCAGGAGCTCAGGCGTCCCCTCCCTTTCAAGGGGAGGGACAGGGTGGGGATGGGGTAGAGTTGGGCCGCGCCGACCCCATCCCCCTCCTGTCCTCCCCCTTGAAAGGGGAGGAACGCGCTGCCGACGGCTTGATCTGATTCATCTCCTCCAGTGGGGTACGCTAGTGGCGCCTCGCTGGAGCACAGGCTTCCCAGCCTGTAGCCGCGGCGCCAGCCGCGCGGTCTGTGGCGGCTGCGCCGCCCTCGCAGGCAAGAGGCCTACGCTCCAGCGCGTCCAGCGCGGGGGTACCCGAGTTCTTTGTAACGACCTTCCCCAGAATTCCCGGAAGACCCTTCGCAAAGGGGGGACGCGAGGCATCCTGCGGCGCTTCGAGCCAATGTATCCCAGCTCCCCGGAATTCTCGGACGAGCCTTTTTTAATAGGGGACGGGGAAAAAGGCCGCTCAGATGCCGCTTTGGCTCTCTTTCTCGGAGACGCCAAGAGGCGCCACCATCGCCACGCAGGTGCCTGCGCCAGGGGGAGAGGAAATCTCCACCCTTCCCCCGAGATGCCGCAGTCTTTCGCTGAGGCTGAAGAGGCCGAAGCTGTCCTTCGGACGGGGCCTTTTTCCGTTCATCCCGATGCCGTCGTCCTGCACCGATATCGTTATCACCCCCTCCTCCCTCTTCATCGATACCTCGGCACCCGTTGCATGGGCGTGCTTCATGACGTTCACCAGAAGTTCCCGCACCCCCTGGAAGAGCAGGGTGCGCAGGTGGTCAGGCAGCGATGTATGGCTGCCATCGTCGTGGTAAGTTACGACAAGCCCCGTCTGCTCCTGAAATTCCTCGCACAGCGACTCGACCGCCGCTTCCAGCCCAAGCTCGTGCAGGACGGGGGGACGAAGCTCCGTGGTAAGGGAGCGCGTCTTGTCGATCACCTCGTCCAAGAGTGCCGTGATCTGAGCTATCTCCTGCCTCAGAATGTCCCTGTGCTCCCAATGCTTCAACGACTCCAGCTTCATTTTGCTCAGCGCCAGGTTCTGCCCGATCTGGTCGTGCAGTACCGAGGCCAGGTGCTTTCGCTCCTCTTCTCCCATCCGGTACATCTCTTCCGTCATCAGGCTTAGCCGTTGCTGGTACGCGGCTATCTTTCTTTCGGCGCGTTTCCGTTCCGTTACGTCCTGCAGGAGCGCAAGGAAGGCATCGAGGGTGCCGTCCTTGCGGCGGAGGCAGCTCACCGAAATCACCGCGTCGATGATCTCTCCGTCCTTTCTGATGTATCGCTTCTCGGCTGTGAAGCCATCCAACTCCCCGGCGAGCATCTTCTCGTACTCCACGATAGCTACCTCGCGGTCTTCCGGGTGGGTAAGCTCGGGCCAGCTCAGCGTGAGCAACTCCTCCCTGCGATACCCGAGGATCTCGCACGCCCTGTCGTTCACCTCAATTATCTTTTTTTCGGGAGAGGAGACGGTCATCCCGATGAGGCCGAGCTCGAAATAGCGACGGAATCGCTCCTCACTCGCCGCGAGCGCCTCCTCGGCCTTTTTCCGTTCGGTGATGTCGAAGGAGATGCCGATCATTCCGATGAGCCGCCCGTCGTCGTCACGGATTGGGGATTCGGTGACGTGCGCGAGAAACTCCGAGCCGTCCCGCCGCTTCACTGTGAACTCACCCGTCCAGCTCTGTCCCTCCGCGAGCTTCGCCAGAATCTCCATCCCGTATTGCGCCCAGATCCGGCAGGCCGTCACGTCCGCCACGTTGCGGCCGAGCACTTCCACCGTCTTCCAGCCGTACAGAACCTCTGCCGCGCGGTTCCAGAAAATGATCGTCCCTCGCCGGTCGGTGGCTATGACGGATTGCCCGATGATGTTCACCAGATGCGCCGTGAACCTGAGCTTTCGCTGGGTATTTTTCAGCTCTGTTACATTGCGGATGATGCAATAGTTGTAGGGCGCGTCGGCGGCGGATCCGCGGTACCCGCCGACAGTGACGAGCCAGGAGCAGCCTTTCACGTCCCGGCAGGCATCGAGCCTGAAGGTGAGGGGTTCCCCCGATTCCAGCGCCTGGAGCTCCTTTTCACGTATCTGGTCCGCTTCAGTGCCAAACAATACCGCCATGCTCTGGCCGCGCGCCTCCTCCGGGGTTACGCCCAAAAGCGCGCCGGCGGGGTCGTTCAAAAGGAAAATCCGCCCGTCGGGGTGCGACAGGAAGATCGCCTCGTTCTCGTCCTGGAGCAGGAGCGCGCACGCCTCGTTCAGGTAGTCTATCTCTATGCCGGCTTCGGAAGGGGTGACGGGGCTCTGTACGTTTGAGTGCTCTCCGAAGATGGTGTGCCGGTGGCTCTGCATGAGGTGGACGATGCGGGTCTCCGGGATGCAGCTGCTGAGCTGGTAGAGGCACAGAATGCGCACCGTCTCCGAGGTTGCCACTTCGTCGAGCTCCTCCTCGTGATGGTTCGAAGGAAACCAGATGTTTCCGTCGATGATGATGAGGGTGCTCCTCTGAGTTGCAGTTGTGTCGGCGAGTTCCTCGGCGAGTGAGTCGGCTAGACCGCGGGGAGTGGCGTATCTGCTGAAATCCTCTGGCGATCGCAGGATGAGCTCACCCTCCCTGGCGTGCGCGGGGGCGTCGACGCCGGATATGGCCAGCGACTCCATCACCTTGTCGGCTTCACCCTTGAAGAGAAGGAGAAAGCAGCGCTCCCCCCGCCTCAGGGCAAGCTCCACGCTTTGCTGTATCAGTGCCACTTTCTGGGTGCTGTTGCGGTACAGGAGGCAGTCGTGTACACCGGTCGGATGTGCCGGCTCGTTATATGCTCTCTTTGCCATGGGTCCCTTCCGGAGAGGTTTGTCTCGCGTCAATTAGCCATTATAAACCTCCGGCCTCTGCGCTGTCGCGGGTATTGCGACGGGCCGCTCCTTATTGGTTGCGGTGCGTGCTCGCGCTGTGTTATCACTCTTACTGCCAGGCGATGGTGCGCCTTCGGCAACGACTACAGGAGAACGAATGGAAGAGCGTCTGCAAAAGATTTTGTCCCAGGCGGGGGTGGCTTCGCGCCGGGAGGCTGAAGGTATCATCCTCGAGGGGCGCGTCGCGGTGAACGGTGAGGTGGTGAGCGAACTGGGGAGGAAGGCGGACCCGGAGGCGGACTCTATAACAGTCGACGGGAAGAAGCTGAACCTGGGGGAGAAGCGGGTCTACGTTCTCCTGTACAAGCCTGTAGGGTACGTCACCACCATGAAGGACCCGCAGGGGCGCCCCGTCGTGAGCGACCTTTTGAAGAGCGTCCCGGCACGCGTCTACCCGGTGGGGCGCCTCGACTACAATACGGAAGGGCTTCTCCTGCTGACCAACGACGGTGCGCTGGCCCACGCCCTCATGCATCCGAGCCACGAGATCGACAAGGGGTACCTCGTGCGGGTAGGGGGGCACGTCTCGGAGAGCCAGATACAGCGGCTGAGCGAAGGGGTGCGGCTGGAGGACGGTCTTACGGCTCCCGCTGTCGTCACCCGCGTCCGCGAGAGCGCGCAAAATTCCTGGATCTCCATCACCATTCACGAGGGGCGTTATCGGCAGGTGCGCAGGATGTGCGAGGCGGTGGGTCTGCAGGTGGTGAGGCTCAAGAGGTCGCGCTACGACTTCCTGGAGATAGGGGAGCTAAAGCCCGGGGAGTACCGGCTGCTCAGTGCGGAGGAGGTGCGCAGGCTGAAGGGTGATGCCGCCAAGGGCCCCTCTTCCGGGGGCGCTCCGCATCGACCGCGGCCGGAACGGCTGAAGGCTCCTTTCAGAGGGAGAAAGAACCCCGCCTGACGCAGCAAAGCCGCCCCGATCCGGTGCGGCTTTACCGTTTCCCTCTCTTTCCGGTCAGGCCCTCGGGGCTCCCTTCGACCTCTCCGGCTTTCCCTTTTCCCCGCCCTTGGCGAGCATCTTTGCGGCACGCACCGCCCGGGCCTTCGCCAAGTTGTCGGCCAGCCCCTTCTCCTGAGCCATCCTTCTGCGCGCCTCCGAAAAGTTTTTCGCGGTGAGCGCCTGGCTGCTGGGGATGGAGAACTGCTTTCTGTATTCGCTCGGCTTCATGCCGTGCACCTGGGCTATGTGGCGAGCGAGTGTCTTCATTCCGCTCTTGCCGCAGACCATACAGGTTATCTGGTCCGGCTGAAACGCCTTCTTCAGAGATATCGCGGGTCCCTTCGCCTCGGGCTTCTCCGAAATCTCGCCGCTTTCCACCTCCAACTTCTGCAGTGCCACGTGTACCTTCTGGAGTTCCTGAAGCAGCTCATCCCCCGACATTTCTGTAACGGACGCGTGCGAAGAGACAATGTTGGCCGTCAATTCCAATAACGATGATGCCATGCCTACCTCCTCCTCTGTCCCTTTTCGATGTATCTGTTCTTATTATATAGAATTAAACTATAAAGAAAACCAAAATCAAGGTTCGATTTCCTTACTTGCTGCTCGTGTCATCCTCTGTCTTGTCTCATTTACAGTGTGAGCCATGCGCAGAACTTGAGCAATAAAGATATGACGCCGCTCCTTTCGGGGCTGCAATAGAAGTGTCGTCGCTAAGACGCCGCGCTGAAGGTGTGTTAAGCTTTAATGGTGTTGTCAATTGGTGCATCACAAGCCGCGAAGTCAATATCCATCGGGTTCTACCTCAAAAGAGTAGGGTGATGCGTACCGATTGTACTCCCCTTGTCTTCCCCTTCGCGCGGTTGTTTACATTGGCCCCAATTTATGACACTGTGCTTTTTGCGGGAGAAAGGGATAAAGATGAAGAAGAAGCTTCTCCGCTGTCGCACGTTCCGAACGTTTTTCAACGCTGCTCAGGAAAAAGCTTGACTTCTGCTGCCATACTCTGGTACAAGGTACTTCGCACGTTGGGGTGTCGCCAAGCGGTAAGGCAACGGACTCTGACTCCGTCATCCAAGGTTCGAATCCTTGCACCCCAGCCATTCATTAAGAACTCGCCGCTCCAGTCGGCTTACAATTTCGGTCCCATCGTCTAGTGGTTAGGACACCGGCCTTTCACGTCGGTAACAGGGGTTCAAGTCCCCTTGGGATCACCATCATCGAAAACAGCGCCCCTCCGGGCGCTGTTTTTTTTTAAGCTGCACTTTTCAAGTTGCTAATGAGTATTTCCCTGCTTATTCTATCATGTGCAAAAAATAGAGCGGGGTTAACCAATGAGCCTGAAATGTGCGATGCGATGGCTGGTACTTCTCCTTCTTCTCCTTCCTCTTCCTTCCATTGCTGCTCTCCTCGAGGAAACGTCTGGAGCCAGCGGCCGGGATACGACGCAGGGAAGCAGCGTCGGTGACTTCGGCCTTGAGGGCTCCTACCGCAGCAATCCCGAGGTACTGCCGGTCGAGCAGTCGAAGGACGCGAGGGAGTGGCCCGACGAGCCGGACTCGGCGCAGCGGACCGTGAGACTCCTGGCGGAGCCGGGGGACGGCGAGATCTATCTCTCCTGGTACCTCGCGGAGAAGCCGCGCAAGCTCTCTGCCCAGCCTGCCTCCGGAGGGGGTGCGAAGGGGCAGGGAGCGGAGGGGGGGCGCGCGGAGAAGGTCGTGCGCTACCAGGTCCTGTACCGCTCCGACGTCGAGCCGGGGGGGAAGACGGTCGACGTACTGAAGGGGAACAGCTGCCGGCTGCGCGAGGTGAAGAACAACCGGCTCTACCTGATCCAGGTAAAGGGGTTCGGCGCAGCAGGGCAGGAGGTCGCCTCCTCCCGCGAGATCGCCGTGACGCCGCAGTCGGCGGAGGAATTAGGCTCCCCCATCGAGCGGGCCTTCGCGAAGGAAGTAGGTTCCCTGCAAGGCACCGTAAAGGGAGGGGCGAAGGGGGGGCAGAAACTGCAGCTGAACCGCCGCCTCACCCAGTTCGGCTACGACTTCTTCAAGAACAGCGGTGAGACGAGCTCCTCCGACAACCTCCCCGTCGTCCCCGACTACCTCATCGGCCCCGGTGACGCCCTGCGGGTGGACATCTGGGGGGCGCTGCAAGGGCGCCACGAACTGGTCGTCAACCGCGACGGCGTCATAACCATCCCGAAGATCGGGGCGGTGAAGGTGTGGGGGCTGACCTACGAGCAGGCGCGCGGGGTCATCGAGAAGGCGATATCCCGTTACTACCGGAACTTCGACCTGAACCTCACCATGGGGAAACTCCGCACCATGCAGGTCTACGTGGTCGGTGAGGTGCAGGCTCCGGGGGTGTACACCATAAACTCCCTCTCCACCGCCATCAGCGCCCTCGCCGCCGCCGGCGGCCCCTCGAAAAACGGCTCCCTGCGCTCCATACGCCTCGTGCGCGGCGGCAGCACGGTTCAGGAACTCGACCTCTACGACATGTTCGTGAGCGGCGACAAGACGAAGGATCTGCGGCTGCAAAGCGGAGACACCCTCTTTGTCCCGGTCATCGGGCCGGTCGCCGCCGTGGCGGGAGAGGCTCGGCGCCCTGCGATCTACGAGCTGAAGGGGAAGACCTCGGTGGCGGAAATCCTGAAGATGGCGGGGGGGACGACCGCAGCGGCGGACAGCTCCCGCGTCCAGGTCGAGCGCCTTTCCGGGAACTCCCGCGTCATTCTCGACTACTCCGGAAAGTCGGAGCAGGAGCTCTCCTCCCTCCCCGTGCAGGACCGGGACATGGTAAAGGTATTCCCGGTCTTCGAGGCGGCACGCGGGGTGGTGACCCTCACCGGAAACGTGCAGCACCCCGGCCAGTACCAGTACCGCCCCGGCATGCGCCTGAAGGACCTCATCCCCGACTACGGCACGCTCCTCCCGGAATCGTACCTCTCCGCGGTGGAGATCACGAGGCTCGCCCTGCCTGACCGGCATCGCGAACTGATATCTGCCGATCTGGGGAAGGCCCTCGCCGGGAGCGACCCGGACAACGTGGAGCTGAAGGATCAGGACAGCGTCCACGTATTTTCGCTGTGGGACATGCAGGAGCACCCGGTGGTGGCGATCACCGGTCAGGTGGTGAAGCCGGGTGAATACCCCTTCTACCCGCACATGACGGTGCGAGACCTGGTGAGCGCCGCAGGGAGCCTGAAGCGAAACGCGCTCCTTTCCAACGCGGAACTCACCCGCCTGGAGGTGCAGGACGGCACCGCCGTCGCCACCCGCTCGACCGTCGACCTCGGAAAGGCGCTCGCCGGCGACGCAGCACACAACCTGACGCTGCAGCCGGACGACATGCTCATCGTGCGCGGCATCACCGAGTGGCTGGAAGCCTCCGACCGCTTCGTGGTCCTCTCCGGCGAGGTCCGCTACCCCGGCACCTACTCCATCTCCAAGGGGGAGCG
The DNA window shown above is from Geomonas sp. RF6 and carries:
- the hisS gene encoding histidine--tRNA ligase, with the translated sequence MAITGIKGFNDILPGEVEKWQYIEATARRVFELYGLSEIRIPILEKTELFSRSIGDATDIVEKEMYSFVDKGENRVTMRPEGTASVMRSYIEHKLYAQDPVARLYYMGPMFRYERPQKGRYRQFHQIGAELTGVTDPTVDAQVLTMLSHFFAELGLDEPSLEINSLGCPECRPVYRESLKNFLLTRMELLCEDCVRRYETNPLRALDCKAAGCKEATKGAPAMLDNLCQGCSDHFEKTKSYLDAVGTKYRINERMVRGLDYYTRTTFEMVTSLLGAQSAVAAGGRYDGLISELGGPQIPGIGFAIGVERVALLLAEKDFARRPDLFIAAMGEVAHGRAFQLMTALQRLGSSVEIDYEGKSLKSQLRRADKFKARYTLIIGEDELSKGTAPLKNMDGGTQEEVALEAEAILKAVKG
- the dnaE gene encoding DNA polymerase III subunit alpha; protein product: MADEYANFVHLHVHTQYSLLDGAIRFGDLLAKVKSLHMPAVAMTDHGNMFGSIEFFLKCKDKGIQPIIGCEVYIAPGSRTHKQAPAPDQASSYHLILLCENLTGYKNLSYLVSAGYKEGFYRRPRIDKDLLAQHSEGLIVLSACLQGEVPYLALRGKMDEAKAAAQWYADLFPGSYYLEIQENGIPEQTTANRRVMEIARELDLPLVATNDCHYLNKEDARAHEILLCIQTGKTMGDPSHMRFSTEEFYLKTPDEMAAAFHYAPEALTNTVEIAKRCKIDFDFKTYYFPAYDPPPGETLDQQLERESTEGLVQRLNKIRIKNPDFTVQDEQAYYHRLRIELDCIKQMGFPGYFLIVADFINWAKDHGIPVGPGRGSAAGSLVAFCIRITDIDPMPYNLLFERFLNPERISMPDIDVDFCQDRREEVIQYMVERYGREKVCQIITFGTMAARGVIRDVGRALDLPFADVDKIAKLVPEVLGITLEKAIAQEPKLNELAAADPKVKEVLSVALRLEGLARHASTHAAGLVVAPKQMENFCPVYMDQKTGALTTQYSMKYVEKIGLVKFDFLGLKNLTVIENAVKHIRKVNPDFDLSILGDDDPETYKLLQAGNTTGVFQLESSGMKELLVKLKPSCFEDIIAVCALYRPGPLGSGMVDDFIERKHGRKQVVYDLPQLEPILKDTYGVIVYQEQVMQISRSLAGYSLGGADLLRRAMGKKDMEQMAKERDKFQAGAESQGIDPKKAAGIFDLMAKFAEYGFNKSHSAAYALVAYHTAYLKAHYPVEFMAALLTEDMSSTDKVIKSVSDCRDMGIEVLPPDINQSDRSFRVLGNSMRFGLGAVKNVGEGAIEAIIEARGDSPFTDLFDFCERVDLRRCNKRVIEALIKCGAFDSTGAKRSQLMAVLEDAAASGQRVQQERESAQASLFGIHEVIRGAGSGGNRYPEIPEWDEKYRLGCEKDAIGFFITGHPLARYEGDIKRLSNATTATLTEMKEKSEVKICGIATSLKEIITKKGDRMGFISLEDTSGSVEVVIFSDVYANCSEYVKSDDPIHVTGTLELGEKGAKVMATSIVLLRDLNEALTKKVNFNLDAKGADPGKLETLKEIISRYAGNCRSFLHLDIENNSRVTIRLSETYKVAASEDLTVEVSNLFGYNAVSFE
- a CDS encoding acetyl-CoA carboxylase carboxyltransferase subunit alpha, with amino-acid sequence MAVQQQHTTYLDFEKPLAELEKKIQELLAFSTEGVDLKGEVEKLETKAEAMRAEMFANLTRWQTAQVARHINRPFTLDYLQLIFTDFIELHGDRNFGDDHAIVGGPARLDGEPVMVIGHQKGRDTKEKVFRNFGMPNPEGYRKALRLMEMAERFRMPIVTFVDTPGAYPGIGAEERGQAEAIARNLREMARLTVPIVVVIAGEGGSGGALAIAVGDRILMLEHSIYSVISPEGCAAILWSDGTKGAQAADALKLTAADIKTLGVIDEIVPEPAGGAHRDHAGAAKLLHEAISRNLKELQGLPAEELIEERYQKFRKLSQFIE